The genomic region GCCAGGGCCAGTTGGGTTGGGGAAGCCTGGGCTAGATGGACTTCCTGGAGCACCAGGTCCACAAGGTCCAAAAGGTGAATCTGGGGCCAGGGGTACTCCTGGAATGCCTGGAACTAATGGCTATGGAAAACCTGGTCCAAATGGACTAAAAGGAGAAAAGGGACATGGTGGATTTCCAGGTCTCCCGGGGGATAAAGGAGAACAAGGACTAACTGGACCAGTTGGGAAGCCAGGACTTGATGGACAACCAGGACCACCAGGACTTCAAGGTCCAATGGGATTGCCAGGAAAATATGGAATACCAGGACAGAAGGGAGAGCTCGGGCCCCGGGGTCCTCCTGGACTGCCTGGCCTTCGAGGTGACCAAGGCCCCAATGGACCCTCTGGAAAACCTGGTATCCCTGGGGAAAAGGGCATCCCTGGGCCCAATGGTCCTATCGGAAAACCTGGACCTAAAGGTGAGGCAGGGCATATTGGCCCCCCTGGGAATCCTGGTATAACAGGTGCCCCGGGGCCTAAAGGGGAGTCAGGGTTTATGGGAATTCCAGGCCCCAGGGGCCAGTCGGGCATTCCTGGTCTTCAGGGGCCCATGGGTCCCATGGGTCCACAGGGTCCCCCTGGCCTAAAGGGTGAACAAGGACTTCCAGGGCCTCCAGGGCTGGGCAAGTTGGGTGAGAAAGGTCCTATAGGTCCCCAGGGTCCTCCAGGGAAACAAGGCCCCCCTGGACTTAATGGCATACCTGGGCCTCCTGGCCCTCCAGGACCCCCTGGGCCTCCAGGAAATGGCCATACAGTTGTCGCAGGGCCAGAGAGTTCAAAGTTAGATGGGGGAGAAATTCCAGATGACAGAAAAGGCCCTGCATATAGTCAAGTTCCATTGTCCGCCTCTGTGGCACCAGCCTTCACAGCTGTCCTTACCACACCATTCCCTCCTTCAGGCATGCCAATCAAATTTGACAGGACCCTCTACAATGGGCAAAATGCCTACAGCTCTTCTACTGGCATATTCACTGCTCCTTTATCTGGTATATACTACTTTGCATACCACATGCATGTAAAGGGAACTAGCCTGTGGGTAGCATTGTATAAGAACAATGTACCAGCCACTTACACATATGATGAATACAAGAAAGGCTACATGGACCAGGCATCTGGTAGTGCAGTCTTAGAGCTGAAGGAGGGTGACCAGGTATGGGTCCAGATGCCGTCAGATCAGGCAAATGGCCTATATTCTACAGAGTACATCCATTCTTCCTTCTCAGGATTCTTGCTCTGTCCCACATAACCCTATCTTTTCCTTAAAAGATGTTGCTACATTGGCACCTCAGTGCAGCCCTTAACCTAAAATACCTGCAGCCATTATAGAAACACAAAACCCATAAAATACTCAATATTATTGCCATAGTCTTTATCTGTCTCGCCCTCAACAGCACAAGTGAAACAAAAACTTTGTGAATGAAGTGAGTTTTTAAAGGCAGGGGAAGGAATTTCATACTGTGTTCTTTATTTCAGTGTCcttcaaatgtgtgttttagttgtgttttatgtttgtgtttttttaagcttttagcttattttaattattatattgtcataattttattgttattatttggtCCATGTCAtcattgttgctgttgtttattgGATTCAGACTATTTAGTGCCTTACTTTGTAATGTGCTAGAATCCTTCCCGTGTGACTGCACAACCTGCCCACATGCTCTGACACAAGGACGACATCACCAAACTCTGATGTGGGGGGGAGGTCATCGCTGCAGTCATGTTGCCCTGGTGTGTTATTTAAATCATGAATTGCTATAATTATATTGAAGAGCCAAAATACAACACAATaaatataggcatacagtacaATACCAAAACTAAGTATTTGGTGTGCTGTGTTACTATTTACTTTTACTGAAATTTTTGGGATTGTAAATTGTTGTTACATAAAGAAAAGTTGGGATTGAACTCAGCAACAGTTGGTTTTAGAGTGAAATATATTTAATGATAGTGAACATAAGCACCTGTTCAGGGAGTTTCTCTGCTTCATTATGCATTTAGTAACCTACAAATTTCAAATAATaggtcttcctctttcttgTAATTTAGTTTACGTACAGGTCAGAACAATTAATTCTACAAATAAACATGACCTCACATTAAACAAGGTAGACACCTTTAAATTTCCCTTTAAAGAGATTAGCATCATCAAGCAAGACCCCCGCATCACCCCCCACCATCATTCTTTAGGACATTGTTAACAATGTACACAGTCAGTGTTCACAGGTCAGAAAATAGATAGTGTCCTTACTGTCCATGGACAAATGGACAGTAAGGACACATATACTGCTGATTCAATGGCCTGTTTCCTTCTATTaatctaattttttttcccatcacTATCCCAGGCATCCTGTTCACATATTCTAACCATGACATCACTGatttctaatgtcattaaaaacccTTTCCCTGATTCCAAGGGAGCCATCTGCAGTGccacattagaaaaaaaatataatcctTTAACAACATGATGCAAAATCCACAAAGATTTTGAAAACCTGACTCTGCTGAGAAAACGAGGAGGCAATAGGATaagtaaacaacaacaacaattcaATTACTTCCTTCACTGCCAGTTCCTGTGTTGTTTGTGATAGATGTCAGGCAAATAAGAGCAATGTTTAATCATTTGTAGCTCTGAATGACAGGACTTTCTAGTTATTTCTAAATCAAATATGTCAAAAATTGCTTAACTGCTGAGCTTAGTGTAACATCTGTGGCCAGGATGTTTCAGAACCGGATAATGTCAAAGTGCACGGCTGGAAATGAGAATCAATTTGCCTTTAGTCCATAAATAAGTGAAAGGGTCTGACTGGGGCCTGAAGATTGTGAAATGCAGGTTGtgtaacattttaacaaaacCACGCCAGATTTCTGGGAGAGGTGGTAGGTCAGAGGTGTGTTTATTCATTTCTATTGGATGAAGTATTAAAGATCCACTCTGTGCATGCGTGCCCTTGCATGCTTAGTAGGTATACCCTTCAGCCCGTCACTGTGTCACtgcgtgcgtttgtgtgtgcggATTTGTCACAATGTTCCCTTGGCGTTCAGGTCACGAAAACTTTAGCGAGGATAATAATAAACTAAAATTAAGTTACAAAACTGTAGCAGTCCCATCAATGTTCTACCAGAAggttttgaggttttttttagttttaaagaaaatcttGTAGAAGATTTACTTTACAACACTCTAAAGATGAAAGGTGTAAAGGCGTGCAATAACTACTTTGTGCCAAGTCAcgaaccaacaaaaaaaaatttaaaaaagacataaaaaaaagacatactatgaaatgtacaaaatgttTATTCACTAGTTGCAGTTACGAATCACAAAAGATAACGAGATCtaggcaaaacaaaacaaaggttgGTGCTTCTATCTAACTTGTGCCGCCCTGACGCTCGTAAACACTGAATTATGACTACCTTACATCATGATGGAAGAATGTCAATGTACACGAGCATGGTGCCAAACATTTAGCCTTCCCATTAGAATGAATGTATAATGTTTGACTGTTTTATGGTGGGTCACAGTACATAAACAGTAACTCTTCACGTCGCTTTGGAAAATTAGCGTGAGGATAAGGCTTAATCAGTATTTCTACATCTATGTAATGCACTTACTCTTAGCCCTTTCTGTCTCATAACATGAACACATCGACAACTGCTATGTATCATTGTTGCTATGTGAGTCTACAAAGCAGTCTCGTTATGTACTGTATgttgccttttatttttttgaatcaCCTCCTCTTTTTCGACACACGGTGAAACGGTGATGagagttacatgcggctgttaCGCTCTGTCCTCATATTTTCTTAGACAATGTCACTTGCTTGCTGAGTTTGCTCTGTGTGCAAATCATTTAACAAGTGTCACTGAGATCCATGTACCGcatcaaatgttttgttttactttattagaaaaaaaaaaagaaaaaaaatcacaaaagccTTGCTTCGGTTCTTAAGGGATATATGTTTGTTTTAGTTTCAGTATACAAACGGCCATTCCCATTTGCACATGAAATTAATGAAGatgtatttatacatttatgaTAATTTAATAGGGATGCCAAAACTGACCACCGAAGCCTGGGACATATAAATGGTATTTAACAGCATCGATGAGTTAAGAGCATTTACAACTTGTAGTTAGCATTCTAGAGTTGTTTGTGAAggattatttgtattattttctaTTTGTGTAATGTACAATGTATCAACgtatagggtttttttttttgtcttacaaGGCTATTGTGTGCACTATGCAATAGAATTTGGGTATAAAATGCACTCCTTTTTGATTGAAAATGTTTGTCTGCTTATACAAAATCTACAGTACTTGATTGTATTGATACCAcgtcaataaaaacaaagaaaaaaaatgccttggATGCTGGCGTGAAACTTCATTGGCTTTCTGTTGTATGGTTATGtaacaaagaaaatatatattaactGGAATACAGAGGCTACCactaaatctttaaaaaaaaaaatcagtaacacTTAGTAAAAATTCAGTAGCTCGTGTGCGGAGCAATCTGTTGCACGCAAAAGAACTGACACTAGAGGGAGATATACAATTATAAACAGCGTTTCAGGCCTCAGACAGATGGGTGATTGCATAGTAAGTTTAGGACTGAAAAGAGGAACAGGTAGACTTTTCCTTTTCAGGTCAGCTCGCTGGATGTAGATGGAAGCAACATATATCTTTGCATAAATATTTTGCATGTTGAATAGATGGGTTATCACGTAAGCAGAAGAGtataaatggatggatagataacTACATTAAGTGTGGATAAACAAACATATGAATGAGCTggcttttaattaaaacaactaAACTAACTCTGATGCGTGACTGGAGGCGATTCAACAGTCTAAACTTTTCGAAACAAAACGGTTCTTGTAGCCAATCCAAAATGTGCTTAGATAAGAAagtaaaatctatttttaaaaaacagcccATGAGTACGGGGATAATATGGTGCTATTACTTGCTGGAACTGTCGTCACCATGGTGAGCTGTCATCAGTCAACCGGATTCTTCTTACGTCTTACTGACGTCAGACCATCCATGCTGCCTTCGAGAGATCCCGGCAATTCTGGCTCAGTGACCGCAGATACGACCTGATGCACATACTTGTGCTGTTATAGAGAGAAGTGATAGAAGATATGAAAAGTTACCTACACTAAAGCAAAGTGAGGAACGATCTTGAAGCTAATCCCTTCAGATGTTGCCATGCATGTCACTTAAAATTTATTCCAGTTTCCGCTTCCTGATAGTTAAATTGGTGACGAGGAAACactcaaacaaacaagaaaaaaatgctaGGATGATCTGGGATACACGCGGCTGTCGTTTAAAGTTTTCCGAGGTTTGCAGATTTATCAGGTGGCCCTCATTTTGTTGACTATTAACTCGCACTGCCTGGTCTACATATTTCCGACGGTCCCTGAAGGTCTTGTACAAACTGAGGAGGAGGCTCCTCCCCGACAACAGTTCCCGACCTCCGACGAGATCTCAGGCTGCCACACTAAAGAGGAACAAAAAGGCGATCTGACAGCGCTTTCTGCACTCCCTCCACTTTCTCCGGGGTAGTCACGGGATTTCAATGTTCAGCTTGCTCTTTGTAAGTACTCAATGACTAAAGGATCTAAGCAAACCTCTGGGAACTTCTTTCTGCCTCGATTGAATGTAATTCTAGTGCTATAGATCCGCTAGAGCCCACTTAAAAGTTGAGTTCCATATGTTAGGTGATCGGCACACTGCCGGGCAGCCAAAGTAAGTTGCATGAGGGGTCGTCCGAGAAGTGTCCAGTGTATAGCCACGTTAATGGTAGCTCGCAGAGCAAAGCTTAAGACGGTTTAATCGTGTGCTACAATCGGTGTTGAAAATCCCGTTAAAGGTATGAATGTTCATTCTCACTGCCTCAGATATCCGTGAGATCCACACTTGAGTTAATTACCTTTGTCTTGAGTGTTGCAGTGCTGCTGGTCTAAAAGATTGCTGCTAAAAGCAAAGT from Pelmatolapia mariae isolate MD_Pm_ZW linkage group LG22, Pm_UMD_F_2, whole genome shotgun sequence harbors:
- the col8a2 gene encoding collagen alpha-2(VIII) chain, producing the protein MLLTMLLAPVSVLLMLVVPAFAGGYAPIPHMKYIQPMMKGPIGPPFREGKGHYVDMPPMMEVKGEPGPQGKPGPRGPPGPPGLPGKPGLGKPGSQGPPGPQGPSGFTGIGKPGLPGLPGKIGPKGMPGVNGELGPRGEPGPRGPPGHPGLPGPAGLSLNGKPGLPGMRGPPGVRGEPGIKGIVGPPGDRGPKGENGNGNPGLPGLRGSPGPKGSIGPPGPSGIGTPGLKGLPGVPGSKGDQGLPGDQGLPGEAGPPGLQGLPGPVGLGKPGLDGLPGAPGPQGPKGESGARGTPGMPGTNGYGKPGPNGLKGEKGHGGFPGLPGDKGEQGLTGPVGKPGLDGQPGPPGLQGPMGLPGKYGIPGQKGELGPRGPPGLPGLRGDQGPNGPSGKPGIPGEKGIPGPNGPIGKPGPKGEAGHIGPPGNPGITGAPGPKGESGFMGIPGPRGQSGIPGLQGPMGPMGPQGPPGLKGEQGLPGPPGLGKLGEKGPIGPQGPPGKQGPPGLNGIPGPPGPPGPPGPPGNGHTVVAGPESSKLDGGEIPDDRKGPAYSQVPLSASVAPAFTAVLTTPFPPSGMPIKFDRTLYNGQNAYSSSTGIFTAPLSGIYYFAYHMHVKGTSLWVALYKNNVPATYTYDEYKKGYMDQASGSAVLELKEGDQVWVQMPSDQANGLYSTEYIHSSFSGFLLCPT